One window of uncultured Methanoregula sp. genomic DNA carries:
- a CDS encoding flavodoxin family protein: MTNVIAINGSPRKKWNTATLLEHALKGSASEGAETELVHLYDLDFKGCTSCFACKLKGGKSYGKCAMKDGLTPVLERLSQADAIILGSPIYFGTVTGEMRCFMERLLFPYLVYARPPASLFERKIPTAFIYTMNLPEDQMKEFQYPVHIGLNESVLARTFGNAETLCSFETLQFEDYDKVVFSYFDPEERRQRRKTVFPQDCRKAFDLGKRLAQSREIPL, encoded by the coding sequence ATGACAAACGTCATTGCCATCAACGGAAGCCCACGAAAGAAATGGAATACGGCAACGCTGCTCGAACATGCCCTCAAGGGGTCGGCGTCGGAAGGGGCAGAAACCGAACTGGTCCATCTCTATGATCTGGATTTCAAAGGCTGCACCAGCTGCTTTGCCTGCAAACTGAAAGGCGGGAAGAGCTATGGGAAATGCGCCATGAAAGACGGGCTTACTCCTGTCCTCGAGAGGCTCTCCCAAGCGGATGCGATCATTCTCGGCTCACCCATCTACTTCGGCACGGTTACCGGTGAGATGCGATGCTTCATGGAGCGACTCCTCTTCCCGTACCTGGTCTACGCGAGACCCCCGGCCTCTCTCTTCGAACGTAAGATACCCACGGCCTTCATCTACACGATGAACCTGCCGGAAGATCAGATGAAAGAGTTCCAGTATCCCGTACACATCGGCCTGAATGAAAGCGTGCTGGCCCGTACATTCGGGAATGCCGAGACGCTCTGCTCGTTTGAGACACTCCAGTTCGAGGACTACGATAAGGTGGTCTTCAGTTATTTTGATCCGGAAGAACGGCGGCAGCGGCGGAAAACGGTCTTCCCGCAGGACTGCCGGAAAGCCTTTGACCTGGGAAAACGGCTCGCACAATCCCGCGAAATCCCATTATAA
- a CDS encoding amino acid ABC transporter ATP-binding protein: MTGDYILRVEDIHKNFGGREVLCGISFNVRKGETIVFIGPSGTGKSTLLRCINQLTEPDRGKVFLGDEEITGCGHRISKYRERIGMVFQNFNLFDHLTAVENVEIAPIKVRNMDRTAARAKAMEELRRVGLEDWADHYPAELSGGQAQRVSIARCLAMDPEVILFDEPTSALDPELTREVLEVMKDLARSGMTMLVVSHEMGFARSVATEVIFMEGGRIIEQGPPSDLMINPKHPRTREFLGRIEHS; the protein is encoded by the coding sequence ATGACCGGAGACTACATCCTCAGAGTGGAAGACATCCACAAAAATTTCGGTGGCCGGGAAGTCCTTTGCGGGATCTCGTTCAATGTAAGGAAAGGAGAGACGATCGTTTTTATCGGCCCGTCCGGGACGGGGAAAAGTACCCTGTTGCGGTGCATCAACCAGCTCACCGAACCCGACCGGGGCAAAGTCTTCCTTGGTGACGAGGAGATCACCGGTTGCGGTCACCGGATCAGTAAGTACCGGGAGCGTATCGGGATGGTTTTCCAGAATTTCAACCTCTTCGATCATCTTACTGCGGTCGAGAATGTCGAGATAGCCCCGATAAAAGTCAGGAACATGGATCGTACGGCGGCCAGGGCCAAGGCCATGGAGGAGCTCCGCCGGGTCGGGCTGGAAGACTGGGCAGATCACTATCCGGCCGAACTCTCGGGGGGCCAGGCCCAGCGGGTCTCGATAGCCCGGTGCCTTGCCATGGATCCTGAAGTCATCCTGTTCGATGAGCCCACCTCTGCCCTTGATCCCGAGCTGACCCGCGAAGTCCTCGAAGTCATGAAGGATCTCGCCCGGAGCGGGATGACCATGCTCGTTGTCAGCCACGAGATGGGCTTCGCCCGTTCGGTGGCAACCGAGGTCATCTTCATGGAAGGGGGCCGTATCATCGAACAGGGACCGCCGTCTGACCTCATGATCAACCCGAAACACCCCCGGACCCGGGAGTTCCTCGGCAGGATAGAACACAGTTAG
- a CDS encoding carboxymuconolactone decarboxylase family protein, with protein MTDYATIGRKKLLEIDGEAGVRVEETLNTICPDLARYLVEYSFGEIYAREILDNRTKEQAVVAALTAMGTAAPQLKVHIHAALHVGCTPEEIREIIIQMCGYAGFPATLNAMGTLMEVLKETGQTLSKVSVHAGSDNRYKRGKELLSQIAPNQEQALKETFDPINPDITRYVIEFGYGDIYARGILPVRNRQVATIAALAAKGTAPSQLRFHIGGGLRAGLSEAEIVEIMLLISIYAGFPAALNGILATREVVVALKDEKW; from the coding sequence ATGACAGATTATGCAACAATCGGAAGGAAAAAACTGCTTGAGATCGATGGAGAAGCCGGTGTCAGGGTTGAGGAGACCTTGAACACTATCTGTCCCGACCTTGCCCGGTATCTCGTCGAATATTCTTTCGGGGAGATTTATGCCAGGGAAATTCTCGACAACCGGACAAAAGAACAGGCGGTCGTAGCCGCCCTGACCGCCATGGGGACTGCCGCACCCCAGCTCAAAGTCCACATCCACGCCGCACTGCATGTTGGCTGCACTCCTGAGGAGATCCGCGAGATCATCATCCAGATGTGCGGGTACGCAGGGTTTCCCGCGACCCTGAACGCGATGGGAACCCTCATGGAGGTCCTGAAAGAGACCGGGCAAACGCTCTCAAAAGTTTCCGTGCATGCCGGTTCTGATAACCGGTATAAGCGCGGAAAGGAATTACTCTCGCAGATCGCCCCCAACCAAGAGCAGGCACTCAAAGAGACATTCGACCCGATAAACCCGGATATCACCCGGTACGTGATCGAGTTCGGCTATGGCGACATCTATGCCCGGGGTATCCTGCCCGTCAGGAACCGGCAGGTGGCAACCATTGCGGCGCTTGCCGCAAAAGGTACCGCACCCTCGCAGCTACGGTTCCACATCGGGGGCGGGCTCAGGGCAGGCCTTTCCGAGGCAGAAATTGTCGAGATTATGCTGCTCATCTCTATTTACGCCGGCTTTCCGGCAGCATTGAATGGCATTCTCGCTACCCGTGAGGTTGTTGTCGCCCTCAAAGACGAAAAATGGTGA
- a CDS encoding flavodoxin family protein — protein sequence MAKVVAFNGSPRKDGNTSILIGHMFAELENEGIATELVQVGKKKIRGCTACMKCFEKKDGHCIFNDDIVNTCIDKMVEADGIILGSPVYFLDVTAEMKGLIDRAGFVSMANGGLYRRRVGMAVAAVRRSGGSRTIDTMLHFLLAGGMVVPGFPVIGVGREIGDVSKDEEGIGRARDAGKNMAWLIKTMKKAQES from the coding sequence ATGGCAAAAGTAGTTGCATTCAACGGAAGCCCGAGAAAGGACGGGAACACGTCCATTCTTATCGGGCACATGTTTGCGGAACTGGAGAACGAAGGGATCGCAACCGAGCTCGTGCAGGTGGGAAAAAAGAAGATCCGGGGCTGTACTGCCTGCATGAAGTGTTTTGAGAAAAAAGATGGGCACTGCATCTTTAACGACGATATCGTCAACACCTGCATCGACAAGATGGTAGAAGCGGATGGCATCATCCTCGGATCGCCGGTGTACTTCCTCGACGTGACCGCGGAGATGAAGGGACTGATCGACCGGGCAGGGTTCGTGTCCATGGCAAACGGCGGCTTGTACCGCCGCAGGGTGGGTATGGCCGTAGCAGCAGTCCGGCGGTCCGGGGGCAGTCGCACGATCGATACCATGCTCCACTTCCTGCTCGCTGGCGGCATGGTTGTCCCGGGATTCCCGGTCATCGGGGTCGGGAGGGAGATCGGGGATGTCAGCAAAGATGAGGAAGGCATCGGCCGGGCCCGGGACGCCGGGAAGAACATGGCCTGGCTGATCAAGACGATGAAAAAGGCTCAGGAATCCTGA
- a CDS encoding amino acid ABC transporter permease produces the protein MDALAILIEWGPYLLGGIAVTLGLVLSALALGFLFGLPLALGQVYGSRLVRSFVSVYVWLFRGLPTLVLLFLFYFALFPTLGLDLPAFAIGAIVLGLRGAAYQSQIFRGGIQSVPEGQMTAALSLGMTKWTAVRHIVLPQALRLSLPGWSNEYPEILTDSAICYAIGVVELLTRTSQIVSQTYITLPVYFACALIFIALNYAGMQVIEQVEKRFAIPGFGGKAV, from the coding sequence ATGGATGCTCTGGCCATACTCATTGAGTGGGGTCCGTACTTGCTCGGTGGCATTGCCGTTACGCTCGGGCTTGTCCTCTCAGCGCTTGCCCTCGGTTTTCTTTTTGGCCTTCCCCTTGCTCTCGGGCAGGTCTACGGCTCCCGCCTTGTCCGGTCTTTCGTGTCCGTGTATGTCTGGCTCTTCCGGGGTCTCCCGACACTTGTCCTTTTGTTCCTGTTCTATTTCGCTCTTTTTCCGACACTGGGCCTCGACCTCCCGGCTTTTGCCATCGGAGCCATTGTCCTTGGGCTGCGGGGCGCTGCTTACCAGTCCCAGATCTTCCGGGGCGGGATCCAGTCGGTTCCTGAAGGGCAGATGACCGCTGCCCTCTCGCTTGGCATGACGAAATGGACAGCGGTCCGGCACATCGTCCTCCCCCAGGCCCTGCGCCTCTCCCTCCCCGGCTGGTCCAATGAATATCCCGAGATCCTCACGGATTCGGCGATCTGTTACGCCATCGGGGTGGTGGAACTCCTGACCCGTACCTCCCAGATCGTCAGCCAGACCTACATTACCCTGCCAGTGTACTTTGCCTGCGCCCTGATCTTTATCGCCCTGAATTACGCGGGCATGCAGGTCATAGAGCAGGTGGAAAAGCGGTTTGCCATTCCCGGGTTCGGCGGGAAGGCGGTGTGA
- a CDS encoding sodium-translocating pyrophosphatase has product MIENTLLLVIAICIIALGLAAILTRNLLSQDEGTPKMREVADAIRVGAEAFIKRQYSTIAVLAIVCAVVIYAVYLLTGQASLALSIAAAFIVGAACSAVAGVVAMWIAVRTNIRTAAAAQTSDGKALDFSFRGGAISGLIITSMSLLGVSLTYIALGADPTTTPFVIIGFAFGASFVALFAQLGGGIYTKAADVGADIVGKVEAGIPEDDVRNPATIADLVGDNVGDCAGRGADLFESTAAENIGAMILGVALFPIFGVNGILFPIIMCSLGLLASMIGILSVKGVDGADPMDAMNRGYYITAIISAIFLAGGVYYLFSPFVPNWIYFVLAGFVGIALSVAFLRVTLYYTDHHYRPVKDIADASETGAGTNIIMGFSVGLETTAVPAVLIGLSLIISYWCGTMTGVPQGGLYGTAVATIGMLMVCAYVLTMDTFGPIADNAGGIVEMSGAPDAVRHRMDKLDAAGNTTKALTKGYAIGSASLAVFLLFNAYMADISKLLVEKGGAAFTVVNLASIPVFVGALIGAMLVFLFASLAIRAVSKTAQYVIEEVRIQFKDPAIMAGTKKPDYARVIDITTQGALKNMVLPGALVILFPIIIGVTMKHEALAGFLMVATITGILLALILNNSGGAWDNAKKYIETGVHGGKKSEAHKAAVIGDTVGDPFKDTAGPSLHVLIKLLATLTLVLAPLFI; this is encoded by the coding sequence ATGATCGAAAATACATTATTACTCGTGATTGCGATCTGTATCATCGCACTGGGTCTCGCAGCAATCCTGACGCGTAACCTCCTCTCACAGGACGAGGGTACGCCCAAGATGCGCGAGGTTGCCGATGCGATCCGGGTGGGTGCGGAAGCATTCATCAAGCGCCAGTATTCGACTATCGCCGTGCTCGCCATCGTGTGTGCCGTGGTGATCTATGCGGTGTACTTACTCACCGGTCAGGCGTCGCTTGCCCTGTCCATTGCAGCCGCATTCATCGTTGGTGCAGCCTGCAGTGCAGTTGCCGGTGTCGTTGCCATGTGGATTGCTGTCAGGACAAACATCCGCACAGCAGCCGCAGCCCAGACCAGCGACGGGAAGGCACTTGACTTCTCGTTCCGCGGCGGGGCCATCTCCGGCCTGATCATCACCTCGATGTCGCTCCTCGGTGTCTCGCTGACCTACATCGCCCTCGGTGCAGACCCGACAACGACCCCGTTCGTCATTATCGGGTTCGCATTCGGTGCCTCGTTCGTAGCACTCTTCGCCCAGCTCGGTGGCGGTATCTATACGAAAGCCGCTGATGTCGGTGCAGACATTGTCGGCAAGGTCGAGGCCGGTATCCCCGAAGACGATGTCCGGAACCCGGCCACGATTGCGGACCTTGTCGGTGATAACGTCGGCGACTGTGCAGGCCGTGGCGCTGACCTCTTCGAGTCCACTGCTGCCGAGAATATCGGTGCAATGATCCTCGGTGTCGCGCTCTTCCCGATCTTCGGTGTCAACGGAATCCTCTTCCCGATCATCATGTGTTCGCTCGGTCTCCTTGCAAGCATGATCGGTATCCTTTCCGTCAAGGGTGTCGATGGTGCCGACCCGATGGACGCCATGAACCGCGGATACTATATCACCGCCATCATCTCCGCAATCTTCCTCGCGGGCGGAGTCTATTATCTCTTCAGCCCATTCGTTCCCAACTGGATCTATTTCGTCCTTGCGGGTTTCGTGGGTATTGCCCTTTCCGTAGCCTTCCTCAGGGTCACCCTCTACTATACCGACCACCACTACCGGCCGGTTAAGGATATTGCTGATGCCTCTGAGACCGGCGCGGGAACCAACATCATCATGGGATTCTCGGTCGGTCTCGAAACCACCGCGGTTCCAGCTGTTCTAATCGGGCTTTCCCTCATAATCTCGTACTGGTGCGGGACCATGACCGGTGTCCCCCAGGGCGGCCTCTACGGTACTGCCGTTGCAACCATCGGTATGCTGATGGTCTGTGCCTATGTCCTCACCATGGATACCTTCGGGCCCATTGCTGACAACGCCGGTGGTATTGTCGAGATGAGCGGTGCACCGGATGCAGTCCGCCACCGTATGGACAAACTCGATGCAGCCGGTAACACAACCAAGGCGCTCACCAAGGGATATGCCATCGGCAGCGCATCCCTCGCGGTATTCCTCCTCTTCAATGCATATATGGCTGATATCTCGAAACTGCTCGTTGAAAAAGGTGGGGCCGCATTTACCGTAGTCAATCTCGCATCCATACCGGTTTTTGTCGGGGCACTCATCGGCGCAATGCTCGTCTTCCTCTTTGCGAGCCTCGCCATCCGTGCAGTCTCCAAGACCGCACAATATGTTATCGAAGAGGTCCGTATCCAGTTCAAGGACCCCGCTATCATGGCCGGGACCAAGAAGCCAGACTACGCCCGTGTTATCGATATCACGACCCAGGGTGCGCTGAAGAACATGGTCCTTCCGGGCGCTCTCGTGATCCTGTTCCCGATCATCATCGGGGTCACCATGAAGCACGAAGCCCTTGCCGGTTTCCTCATGGTAGCAACCATCACCGGTATCCTCCTTGCACTCATCCTCAACAACAGCGGCGGTGCCTGGGACAATGCCAAGAAATACATCGAGACCGGTGTCCATGGCGGCAAGAAGAGCGAAGCCCACAAGGCAGCGGTCATTGGTGACACGGTTGGCGACCCGTTCAAGGACACCGCCGGCCCATCGCTCCACGTGCTCATCAAGCTCCTTGCTACCTTAACGCTCGTGCTTGCGCCGCTCTTTATCTAA
- a CDS encoding amino acid ABC transporter permease, giving the protein MDPIVFFTQILAPALWQGLIITVALVAVTAPFGLLLGTGIALGRQYGGRALSASCAGYIIFFKGCPLLLLLFMIYFGLPTIGLTLPAFTAAVLGFVLCNAAYNSEYIRGAVLSIKDGQMTAALALGMTRAQAIRSIILPQAMRRAIPGLSNEFIYLIKYSSLAYMITVIELSGAAKIVATKYFMYNESFIALGIVYLALVTLTTYAVHLLEKRVAVPGMSGKNPA; this is encoded by the coding sequence ATGGACCCGATTGTATTTTTCACCCAGATTCTTGCACCGGCCCTCTGGCAGGGGCTCATCATCACGGTTGCCCTGGTTGCAGTCACTGCACCGTTCGGGCTCCTGCTCGGGACCGGCATCGCGCTCGGGCGGCAATACGGGGGAAGAGCGCTGTCGGCATCCTGTGCCGGGTATATTATATTCTTCAAAGGCTGCCCTCTCCTTCTTCTTCTCTTCATGATCTACTTCGGCCTGCCCACAATCGGCCTCACCCTGCCTGCATTCACCGCCGCAGTTCTCGGTTTTGTTCTCTGCAATGCAGCCTATAACTCCGAGTATATCCGGGGTGCAGTTTTATCGATAAAAGACGGTCAGATGACCGCGGCCCTTGCGCTCGGCATGACCCGGGCCCAGGCCATCCGGTCCATCATCCTGCCGCAGGCCATGCGGCGGGCGATCCCGGGGCTCTCGAACGAGTTCATCTACCTGATCAAGTACTCCTCGCTTGCCTACATGATCACGGTGATCGAACTATCAGGGGCAGCCAAGATCGTTGCTACCAAGTATTTCATGTACAACGAGTCGTTCATTGCCCTCGGCATCGTCTACCTGGCCCTGGTCACCCTGACAACCTATGCTGTGCACCTGCTGGAAAAAAGGGTGGCAGTTCCGGGAATGAGCGGGAAGAACCCGGCGTAA
- a CDS encoding nitroreductase family protein, translating into MTAETIEAIMTRRSVRKFENRQIPDAILEKIIRAGTYAPSALALQPWAFVVVQDQKFLNRVSDYCKPIMISLMKDAHDGMSDGFRALLESPGYSIYYHAPTVIMVIGKTGSRFREIDCSLCAENMMLAAHALGIGSCWIGSTEVAYGNKELMAGFHIPEGYSPVGTIVFGYPAEIPEAHDKHAPNVTWVR; encoded by the coding sequence ATGACTGCAGAAACAATTGAGGCTATCATGACACGCCGCAGTGTCAGGAAGTTTGAGAACCGGCAGATACCGGATGCAATCCTTGAGAAGATCATCCGGGCAGGAACCTATGCCCCCTCCGCCCTTGCCCTCCAGCCCTGGGCATTTGTGGTGGTCCAGGACCAGAAATTCTTAAACCGGGTCTCGGATTATTGCAAACCCATCATGATCTCGCTCATGAAGGATGCCCACGACGGGATGTCGGACGGGTTCCGGGCGCTGCTGGAAAGTCCCGGGTACTCGATCTACTATCACGCCCCGACCGTCATTATGGTCATCGGAAAAACAGGCAGCCGGTTCCGGGAGATCGACTGTTCGCTCTGTGCCGAAAACATGATGCTCGCCGCCCATGCACTCGGCATCGGCAGTTGCTGGATCGGGTCAACGGAAGTTGCCTACGGGAACAAAGAACTCATGGCCGGGTTCCATATCCCAGAAGGTTACAGTCCCGTGGGAACTATTGTGTTCGGGTATCCTGCCGAAATCCCCGAGGCCCATGACAAGCACGCCCCGAATGTGACCTGGGTACGATAA
- a CDS encoding NAD(P)H-dependent oxidoreductase codes for MTKVLAINGNPRKDGNTSILIRPLLKECETERIETEIIQLGGKRSTVVLPA; via the coding sequence TTGACAAAAGTACTTGCAATCAACGGGAACCCGAGGAAGGATGGGAACACGTCCATCCTGATCCGGCCGCTTCTCAAAGAATGTGAGACTGAAAGAATTGAGACCGAGATCATCCAGCTTGGCGGAAAAAGATCCACGGTCGTACTTCCTGCATGA
- a CDS encoding ABC transporter substrate-binding protein: protein MKQSLIVPIIALAVLGLMLAGAGCTSGTSQTSTSPAVSAQPGQDSHSTPASSAVPSTTQKKTLVVGIDGEYTPFSYLDSSGNPTGFDVESMKWIAQKKGFDVKFQPVAWDGIIPALQAGKVDLIYSGMTITPERAEQVNFSSPYWVVNQDVVARNDSKITIDDVKAGKAIIGAQSGCTAAIWVDKNLISTNKMPQDQLKLYANTPLALDDLVAGRIDAVMYDDHILKTMIAGKPVRTIGNIPTKEEYGVAVRKSNPELLAVMNDGLTQLQADPYWQELITRYKMK, encoded by the coding sequence ATGAAACAATCCCTCATTGTCCCCATTATTGCCCTGGCAGTGCTCGGCCTGATGCTCGCCGGAGCGGGTTGCACATCCGGCACTTCGCAGACTTCCACATCCCCGGCAGTCTCCGCCCAGCCGGGTCAGGACAGCCACAGCACGCCGGCGTCTTCGGCCGTCCCGTCCACGACCCAGAAAAAGACCCTGGTCGTAGGAATCGACGGCGAGTATACACCGTTCAGTTACCTCGATTCAAGCGGCAACCCCACCGGCTTTGACGTGGAGTCCATGAAGTGGATTGCCCAGAAGAAAGGGTTTGACGTGAAATTCCAGCCGGTCGCCTGGGACGGTATCATCCCCGCACTCCAGGCAGGCAAGGTCGACCTCATCTACTCCGGCATGACCATTACCCCGGAGCGGGCCGAACAGGTCAACTTCAGCTCCCCGTACTGGGTAGTGAACCAGGACGTTGTTGCAAGGAACGATTCGAAGATCACCATCGATGATGTGAAGGCAGGAAAAGCCATCATCGGCGCCCAGAGTGGCTGTACCGCCGCCATATGGGTGGACAAGAACCTTATCTCCACAAACAAGATGCCGCAGGACCAGCTGAAACTCTATGCCAACACACCACTTGCTCTCGACGATCTTGTTGCGGGACGGATAGACGCGGTGATGTATGACGACCATATCCTCAAAACCATGATCGCGGGCAAACCAGTCAGGACAATCGGGAACATCCCCACCAAGGAAGAGTATGGTGTTGCTGTCCGCAAGTCAAACCCCGAACTCCTTGCCGTCATGAATGACGGGCTCACCCAGCTGCAGGCCGATCCCTACTGGCAGGAACTCATCACCAGATACAAGATGAAATAG
- a CDS encoding nitroreductase family protein produces MTTIFVDQDLCTRCGICSVVCPMSIVDPADENTLPRVTDAKAGMCIQCGHCEVTCPSQALLLNVTPDEKVSLPAGTGTISSDDMGYYLKKRRSVRHFTKDPVPEEKILEILDIARYAASGGNGQPVEWIVVHDPKNVRKIAGLTVEWMKTLVNSGHPMSGYVPSLIAAWEAGHDPICRGAPHLLFSHIPEGNPIAQTDAIIALTHFDVAAPAFGIGTCWAGFVAMAAASYAPLYKELGIPAGRKSAYAMMFGYPQYKIYGIPRRKPLQVTWQ; encoded by the coding sequence ATGACCACGATATTTGTTGACCAGGATCTCTGCACCCGGTGCGGGATCTGTTCAGTCGTCTGCCCGATGTCAATTGTTGACCCTGCCGATGAGAATACCCTGCCCCGGGTTACCGATGCAAAAGCAGGCATGTGTATACAGTGCGGGCACTGTGAAGTGACCTGCCCTTCGCAGGCACTTCTGCTGAACGTCACCCCGGATGAAAAAGTGTCCCTGCCGGCCGGTACCGGGACAATAAGCTCCGATGATATGGGATATTACCTAAAGAAACGGCGCTCAGTGCGGCATTTCACGAAGGATCCGGTGCCGGAGGAGAAGATTCTCGAGATCCTCGATATCGCCCGGTATGCCGCATCGGGAGGTAACGGGCAGCCGGTGGAGTGGATCGTTGTCCACGATCCAAAGAACGTGAGGAAAATTGCCGGACTGACGGTTGAATGGATGAAGACTCTTGTAAATTCCGGTCACCCCATGAGCGGGTACGTTCCGTCGCTGATTGCGGCATGGGAGGCTGGGCACGATCCTATCTGCCGCGGTGCCCCTCATCTCCTCTTCTCCCATATCCCGGAGGGTAATCCGATAGCGCAGACTGATGCCATCATCGCTCTCACGCACTTCGACGTTGCAGCGCCCGCATTCGGTATCGGTACCTGCTGGGCCGGCTTTGTTGCCATGGCAGCTGCATCCTATGCACCGCTCTATAAGGAACTCGGTATCCCGGCGGGACGGAAATCTGCGTACGCTATGATGTTCGGGTACCCGCAGTACAAGATTTATGGGATCCCGCGCCGGAAGCCATTGCAGGTAACGTGGCAATAG
- a CDS encoding YHS domain-containing protein: MATDPVCLMIVDEDDAKFTSVHKNQKYYFCCNWCKKQFDENTRRYTRIANDVSVNLKEIT, translated from the coding sequence ATGGCAACCGACCCCGTATGTCTGATGATAGTCGATGAAGACGATGCGAAGTTCACGAGTGTCCACAAGAACCAGAAATACTATTTCTGCTGCAACTGGTGCAAGAAACAGTTCGATGAGAACACGAGGCGTTACACCCGGATCGCCAACGATGTCAGCGTCAATTTAAAAGAAATAACATAA